From Myotis daubentonii chromosome 15, mMyoDau2.1, whole genome shotgun sequence, one genomic window encodes:
- the SIGLEC11 gene encoding sialic acid-binding Ig-like lectin 11 isoform X4: MLLLLLLLPLLPLLWAGSPQKDPEYQLQVQDSVTVQAGLCVHVPCKVSYPRVGWNDSTPAYGYWYQKRKAAGRDVLMATNNQDKKIKSNVKPPSPFDLSGDPGASNCSLSISAAGPGHSGKYYFRLERGPVNYSYQSNLLTVTVTALAQTPEIHVKKPLEAGRPGHLVCSLPGACAPLRPSTVSWAGAAALRTRALGSLASKSPDIVFKPRPQDHGTNLTCRVTFPGADVSRTITLNVSYAPQNLTISASRGSHTELEHVGNGSALSVREGDSLRLLCVADSNPPATLSWAQGNRSLSPSQPQEPGVLELPRVEERHEGEFTCRAQHPRGSLRASLRLQVQKPPQLLGPSCSWEDQGLHCSCSSRAQPAPSLRWRLGAGLLEGNHGNASHVVTSSSAGPWTNSSLSLREGLSPDLRLSCEARNVHGAQSASVLLLPGQGLLGAEATEEGVGKPALREAFVLGAVTGAGVVGLLGLCLIVFLVKTRRRGAPRAAAGEKDASSTRGSASSTRGSASSARSPASSMRSPASSTRSPASLGGQRERRPGSQLDHPPPAAPPAAATPASGEELELYYATLSFQGPRPGERPDEEATTSTEYAEIKIRT; the protein is encoded by the exons atgctgctgctgctgctgctgctgcccctgctgcccctgctgtgggCAG GGTCCCCGCAGAAGGATCCAGAATACCAGCTGCAGGTGCAGGACTCGGTGACGGTGCAGGCGGGTCTGTGCGTGCACGTGCCCTGCAAGGTGTCCTACCCTCGGGTGGGCTGGAACGACTCTACCCCAGCGTACGGCTACTGGTACCAGAAAAGGAAGGCTGCTGGAAGAGATGTTCTCATGGCCACAAACAAccaagacaagaaaataaaaagtaatgtgAAACCACCCTCTCCGTTCGACCTCTCCGGGGACCCGGGGGCCAGCAACTGCTCCCTGAGCATATCAGCTGCAGGGCCTGGACACAGTGGAAAGTATTACTTCCGGCTGGAGCGGGGCCCTGTGAACTATAGCTATCAGAGCAACCTGCTCACCGTGACCGTGACAG cgcTGGCACAGACCCCAGAGATCCACGTCAAGAAGCCCCTGGAGGCCGGCCGCCCGGGCCACCTGGTGTGCTCCCTGCCCGGGGCCTGTGCTCCGCTGCGGCCCAGCACCGTCTCCTGGGCCGGGGCTGCTGCCCTCAGAACCCGGGCGCTGGGCTCCTTGGCCTCTAAGTCCCCGGATATCGTGTTCAAGCCCCGCCCGCAGGACCACGGCACCAACCTCACCTGCCGGGTCACCTTCCCCGGGGCTGATGTGAGCAGGACCATCACGCTCAATGTGTCCT ATGCACCACAGAACCTGACCATCAGCGCCTCCCGAGGAAGCCACACAG AGCTGGAACACGTGGGGAACGGCTCGGCTCTCTCGGTCCGGGAAGGGGACTCGCTCCGCCTCCTCTGTGTCGCCGACAGCAACCCTCCCGCCACACTGAGCTGGGCCCAGGGCAACCGGTCCCtgagcccctcacagccccaggaGCCCGGGGTCCTGGAGCTGCCCCGGGTGGAGGAGCGGCACGAAGGCGAATTCACCTGCCGAGCTCAGCACCCGCGGGGCTCCCTGCGCGCCTCCCTGCGTCTCCAAGtgcaga AACCCCCGCAGCTGCTGGGAccctcctgctcctgggaggaccagggtctgcactgcagctgctcctccagggcccagccggccccctccctgcgctggcggctgggggcggggctgctggagGGGAACCATGGCAACGCGTCCCACGTGGTCACCTCCAGCTCAGCGGGGCCCTGGACCAACAGCTCCCTGAGCCTCCGCGAGGGGCTCAGCCCTGACCTCAGACTCAGCTGCGAGGCCCGGAATGTGCACGGGGCCCAGAGCGCCTCTGTCCTGCTGCTGCCAGGTCAGGGCCTGCTGGGCGCAGAGGCCACGGAGGAAGGAGTGG GGAAGCCCGCGCTCAGGGAAGCATTCGTCCTGGGCGCTGTCACGGGAGCTGGTGTGGTTGGGCTGCTCGGTCTCTGCCTCATCGTCTTCCT AGTGAAGACCCGCAGGAGGGGCGCACCCCGGGCTGCAGCTGGTGAGAAGGATGCCTCCTCCACGCGGGGTTCTGCCTCCTCCACGCGGGGTTCCGCCTCCTCCGCGCGGAGTCCCGCCTCCTCCATGCGGAGTCCCGCCTCCTCCACGCGGAGTCCCGCCTCCTTG GGTGGCCAGCGTGAGCGTAGGCCAGGCAGCCAGCTAGACCACCCGCCCCCAGCTGCGCCCCCCGCTGCCGCCACCCCCGCCTCGGGGGAGGAGCTGGAGCTCTATTACGCCACCCTCAGCTTCCAGGGGCCGAGGCCGGGGGAACGGCCCGACGAGGAGGCCACCACCAGCACCGAGTATGCAGAGATCAAGATCCGCACCTAA
- the SIGLEC11 gene encoding sialic acid-binding Ig-like lectin 11 isoform X3, translating to MLLLLLLLPLLPLLWAGSPQKDPEYQLQVQDSVTVQAGLCVHVPCKVSYPRVGWNDSTPAYGYWYQKRKAAGRDVLMATNNQDKKIKSNVKPPSPFDLSGDPGASNCSLSISAAGPGHSGKYYFRLERGPVNYSYQSNLLTVTVTALAQTPEIHVKKPLEAGRPGHLVCSLPGACAPLRPSTVSWAGAAALRTRALGSLASKSPDIVFKPRPQDHGTNLTCRVTFPGADVSRTITLNVSYAPQNLTISASRGSHTELEHVGNGSALSVREGDSLRLLCVADSNPPATLSWAQGNRSLSPSQPQEPGVLELPRVEERHEGEFTCRAQHPRGSLRASLRLQVQKPPQLLGPSCSWEDQGLHCSCSSRAQPAPSLRWRLGAGLLEGNHGNASHVVTSSSAGPWTNSSLSLREGLSPDLRLSCEARNVHGAQSASVLLLPGQGLLGAEATEEGVGKPALREAFVLGAVTGAGVVGLLGLCLIVFLLLRGPRLPFRVKTRRRGAPRAAAGEKDASSTRGSASSTRGSASSARSPASSMRSPASSTRSPASLGGQRERRPGSQLDHPPPAAPPAAATPASGEELELYYATLSFQGPRPGERPDEEATTSTEYAEIKIRT from the exons atgctgctgctgctgctgctgctgcccctgctgcccctgctgtgggCAG GGTCCCCGCAGAAGGATCCAGAATACCAGCTGCAGGTGCAGGACTCGGTGACGGTGCAGGCGGGTCTGTGCGTGCACGTGCCCTGCAAGGTGTCCTACCCTCGGGTGGGCTGGAACGACTCTACCCCAGCGTACGGCTACTGGTACCAGAAAAGGAAGGCTGCTGGAAGAGATGTTCTCATGGCCACAAACAAccaagacaagaaaataaaaagtaatgtgAAACCACCCTCTCCGTTCGACCTCTCCGGGGACCCGGGGGCCAGCAACTGCTCCCTGAGCATATCAGCTGCAGGGCCTGGACACAGTGGAAAGTATTACTTCCGGCTGGAGCGGGGCCCTGTGAACTATAGCTATCAGAGCAACCTGCTCACCGTGACCGTGACAG cgcTGGCACAGACCCCAGAGATCCACGTCAAGAAGCCCCTGGAGGCCGGCCGCCCGGGCCACCTGGTGTGCTCCCTGCCCGGGGCCTGTGCTCCGCTGCGGCCCAGCACCGTCTCCTGGGCCGGGGCTGCTGCCCTCAGAACCCGGGCGCTGGGCTCCTTGGCCTCTAAGTCCCCGGATATCGTGTTCAAGCCCCGCCCGCAGGACCACGGCACCAACCTCACCTGCCGGGTCACCTTCCCCGGGGCTGATGTGAGCAGGACCATCACGCTCAATGTGTCCT ATGCACCACAGAACCTGACCATCAGCGCCTCCCGAGGAAGCCACACAG AGCTGGAACACGTGGGGAACGGCTCGGCTCTCTCGGTCCGGGAAGGGGACTCGCTCCGCCTCCTCTGTGTCGCCGACAGCAACCCTCCCGCCACACTGAGCTGGGCCCAGGGCAACCGGTCCCtgagcccctcacagccccaggaGCCCGGGGTCCTGGAGCTGCCCCGGGTGGAGGAGCGGCACGAAGGCGAATTCACCTGCCGAGCTCAGCACCCGCGGGGCTCCCTGCGCGCCTCCCTGCGTCTCCAAGtgcaga AACCCCCGCAGCTGCTGGGAccctcctgctcctgggaggaccagggtctgcactgcagctgctcctccagggcccagccggccccctccctgcgctggcggctgggggcggggctgctggagGGGAACCATGGCAACGCGTCCCACGTGGTCACCTCCAGCTCAGCGGGGCCCTGGACCAACAGCTCCCTGAGCCTCCGCGAGGGGCTCAGCCCTGACCTCAGACTCAGCTGCGAGGCCCGGAATGTGCACGGGGCCCAGAGCGCCTCTGTCCTGCTGCTGCCAGGTCAGGGCCTGCTGGGCGCAGAGGCCACGGAGGAAGGAGTGG GGAAGCCCGCGCTCAGGGAAGCATTCGTCCTGGGCGCTGTCACGGGAGCTGGTGTGGTTGGGCTGCTCGGTCTCTGCCTCATCGTCTTCCT GCTGCTCAGGGGTCCCCGCCTCCCCTTCAGAGTGAAGACCCGCAGGAGGGGCGCACCCCGGGCTGCAGCTGGTGAGAAGGATGCCTCCTCCACGCGGGGTTCTGCCTCCTCCACGCGGGGTTCCGCCTCCTCCGCGCGGAGTCCCGCCTCCTCCATGCGGAGTCCCGCCTCCTCCACGCGGAGTCCCGCCTCCTTG GGTGGCCAGCGTGAGCGTAGGCCAGGCAGCCAGCTAGACCACCCGCCCCCAGCTGCGCCCCCCGCTGCCGCCACCCCCGCCTCGGGGGAGGAGCTGGAGCTCTATTACGCCACCCTCAGCTTCCAGGGGCCGAGGCCGGGGGAACGGCCCGACGAGGAGGCCACCACCAGCACCGAGTATGCAGAGATCAAGATCCGCACCTAA